A window of the Lolium perenne isolate Kyuss_39 chromosome 7, Kyuss_2.0, whole genome shotgun sequence genome harbors these coding sequences:
- the LOC127318541 gene encoding E3 ubiquitin-protein ligase RSL1-like: MAAESCNPDLTGVVDDFYFSALAHARNNADVAEDDELFPISDEKYAAELQLQEVIMSSAIAASTSARALLPARLASSTSSSAAPFVAIGECSSAGESLSSSSRPNATAAAASALVFCKICMDAVPASDAHRASSGCAHAFCTACLGGYIGAKIQDRIADVKCPEERCTGVLDPALCQDMLPREVFERWGAALCESMMLGAKRTYCPFKDCSAMMLVDDADDGNVSQSECQVCRRLFCARCGVPWHAGADCAAYRKLGKGDRGKEDMMLLEMAKGKKWKRCPKCQFFVEKTEGCLHITCRCKFEFCYRCGNQWGGTHSSCTTA, translated from the exons ATGGCGGCCGAATCTTGCAACCCAGACCTCACCGGCGTCGTCGACGACTTCTACTTTTCAGCCCTCGCCCACGCTCGGAACAACGCCGACGTCGCTGAAGACGATGAGCTCTTCCCGATATCCGACGAGAAGTACGCCGCCGAGCTCCAGCTCCAggaggtgatcatgtcatccgccATCGCGGCTTCCACCTCGGCCCGTGCGCTTCTCCCAGCACGTCTCGCTTCCAGCACCAGCAGTAGTGCAGCCCCCTTCGTTGCCATAGGTGAGTGCTCCTCTGCCGGTGAATCTTTGTCTTCGTCCTCGAGGCCCAATGCCACTGCCGCGGCCGCCTCGGCGCTCGTCTTTTGCAAGATCTGCATGGACGCCGTGCCTGCGTCGGACGCACACCGCGCCAGCAGCGGCTGCGCGCACGCCTTCTGCACGGCCTGCCTCGGGGGCTACATCGGCGCCAAGATCCAGGATAGGATCGCCGACGTCAAGTGCCCCGAGGAGCGGTGTACCGGCGTCCTAGACCCGGCGCTCTGCCAGGACATGCTCCCACGGGAGGTCTTCGAGCGCTGGGGCGCCGCGCTCTGCGAATCCATGATGCTCGGCGCCAAGAGGACCTACTGTCCGTTCAAGGACTGCTCGGCGATGATGCTGGTGGACGACGCCGATGATGGCAATGTCTCACAGTCGGAGTGCCAGGTGTGCAGGAGGCTGTTCTGTGCGCGGTGCGGCGTGCCGTGGCACGCTGGCGCCGACTGTGCCGCTTACAGGAAGCTCGGCAAGGGTGACAGAGGCAAGGAGGACATGATGCTGCTGGAGATGGCCAAGGGGAAGAAGTGGAAGAGGTGCCCCAAGTGCCAgttcttcgtcgagaaaaccgaaGGCTGCTTACACATTACCTGCAG GTGTAAATTCGAGTTCTGCTATCGATGTGGCAACCAGTGGGGCGGGACTCATTCTAGCTGCACCACAGCATGA